The window TGGTGGTCGGTTTCCCCGCCGGCTCCAGCCCCGACCTGACGGCCCGCGCCTTGGCCGAACCCCTGGCCAAAGCGCTGGGGCAAAACGTGATCGTTGAAAACAAAGTGGGCGCAGGCGGCAACATCGCCGCGGACTTCGTGGCCAAGTCCACCGACGGCCACACCCTGGGCCTGATGATCAACGGCAACATGACGATTGCCCGCATCCTGAACCCCAAGGTGCCTTACGACCCGCTCAAAGACCTCGCGCCCATCAGCCTGATCGGCAAAGCGCCCTTGGTGTTGGCTATTCCCGCGTCAGGTCCCGGAGTGGTGCCTGGCCAAACCGCAGCCGAGTGGCTGAGCCAGGCCCAAAAGGCAGGTGACAAGCTCAGTTACGCATCGCCCGGTGTCGGCACTGTGGCGCACCTGGGCATGGAGTTGCTCAAAACCAAAGCCGGCATTGCCCCGGTGCATGTGCCCTACCCCGGCAACCCGCAAATCATCACTGCCATGCTGGGGGGTCAGGTGCAACTGGCTTTGTTGCCACCGGCCATGGCGGCCGCCCAAGTGCGCGGGGGCAAACTGCGGGCCATCGGGGCTTCGAGCACTGGGCGCAGCCCGGTGGCTGCCGAGGTGCCCAGCCTCAGTGAGATCGGGGTGAAGGATTACCAGTTGGAGATCTGGAACGCGGTGGCCGCCCCCGCCTCGATGCCAGCGGCGGTGGCCAGCAAGTTGTCGGCCATGGTCAGCGACATCGTGCGGGCACCGGAGATGCGTGCGCGTTTGTTCCAGCAGGGCTGGCAAGTGGTGGGCTCCTCGCCTGAAGGCTTGCGCAACCGGATTGAGTCCGACACCAAAGCGCTGGGCGACATCATCCGCAGCCAAAAAATCGAGGTGAATTGACGGGCCGAAATCGGGCCTTGAAGCGGCGCGTGCAGCCCCGGGCCCTGTGGCCCGGACTCACTTGCCGCTGAGCAAGATCTTCACGTCGGCGGCCAGCGCCTCGGCCCCACTGGCGTGACGGTTGTACAGGCGAATGCGGCCTTGCGGGTCAAAGGTGAAGCTGCCCGCCGAGTGGTCCATGGTGTAGCTGGTGGGGGTTTTGCCTTCGACCTTTTTGTAATAGATCTTGAAGTCTTTGGTCACCTTGGGCAGCTGCTCGGCGGTGGGGCGCAAGGCCACAAAGTCCGGCCCAAAATTGGCCATGTAGGCCTTGAGCAATTCGGGCGTGTCGCGCTCGGGATCCACGGTGATGAAAACACCTTGCAGCTTGGCCCCATCGGCGCCCAAGAGTTGCTTGGCCTGCGCCATTTCCTGCAAGGCCGTGGGGCAGACATCGGGGCATTGGGTGAAACCAAAAAACACCACGACGGCCTTGCCCGCAAAGTCCTTGAGGGTGCGCACCTGACCGTTTTGGTCACTCAGCTCCCAGCCCTGCGCATAGTCGGCACCCGTGATGTCCACAGCGCGGAAAGCGGGTTTGTCTTGGCCACAGCCACTCAATCCCCACACCGCACCCGCCAAACCCAAGGCCAAAGCTATTCTCATCCAATCTCTGCGTTGCATCATGCCCTGGGCCTCAAAAAATGTAATGATCGAGCAGCAAAGCGGCAAACAAGGCGCTCAGGTGGATCAAGGAAAAACGGAAGGTCTTACGGGCCAGTTCGTCCGAGTATTCGCGGTACAAAGCCACCGCGTAACCAATGAAGCCGATGCTCAGCACCACCGCTGCCGCCAAGTACAACCAGGAACTCATGCCATACACAAAGGGCATCAAGCACGAAGCCATCAGCACGAAGGTGTAGAGCAGAATTTGCAAGCGCGTGAATTCGTTGCCGTGTGTCACGGGCAACATGGGCAAACCCGACTTGCGGTAGTCCTCGACCCGGTAGAGCGCCAGCGCCCAGAAATGCGGTGGCGTCCACAGAAAAATGATCAGGAACAAGATCAAGGCTTCCGGCCCCACCTGACCGGTCATGGCGGCCCAACCCAGCACTGGCGGCATGGCCCCGCTGGCGCCGCCGATCACGATGTTTTGGGGCGTGAGCGGTTTCAAGATCACGGTGTAGATGATGGCGTAGCCCACAAAGGTGGCAAAGGTGAGCCACATGGTCAGCGGGTTGACCAGCACATAGAGCACCGCCGAGCCCAAGGCGCAGAGCACGGCTGAAAACAGCAAGGCCTGTTGGTCACTGAGCTCGC is drawn from Limnohabitans sp. 63ED37-2 and contains these coding sequences:
- a CDS encoding SCO family protein encodes the protein MRIALALGLAGAVWGLSGCGQDKPAFRAVDITGADYAQGWELSDQNGQVRTLKDFAGKAVVVFFGFTQCPDVCPTALQEMAQAKQLLGADGAKLQGVFITVDPERDTPELLKAYMANFGPDFVALRPTAEQLPKVTKDFKIYYKKVEGKTPTSYTMDHSAGSFTFDPQGRIRLYNRHASGAEALAADVKILLSGK
- a CDS encoding Bug family tripartite tricarboxylate transporter substrate binding protein, with the protein product MTTPTPTGFSRRHVAQALGAALALGLTPAWSANASAPWPTQTVRLVVGFPAGSSPDLTARALAEPLAKALGQNVIVENKVGAGGNIAADFVAKSTDGHTLGLMINGNMTIARILNPKVPYDPLKDLAPISLIGKAPLVLAIPASGPGVVPGQTAAEWLSQAQKAGDKLSYASPGVGTVAHLGMELLKTKAGIAPVHVPYPGNPQIITAMLGGQVQLALLPPAMAAAQVRGGKLRAIGASSTGRSPVAAEVPSLSEIGVKDYQLEIWNAVAAPASMPAAVASKLSAMVSDIVRAPEMRARLFQQGWQVVGSSPEGLRNRIESDTKALGDIIRSQKIEVN
- the cyoE gene encoding heme o synthase, giving the protein MTVATARLPLNAWQQYYALTKPRVVQLIVFCALIGMVLAVPGVPSWAELKLGLWACIGIWLVAGAAAAFNCLVEKTIDAKMKRTAWRPTAKGELSDQQALLFSAVLCALGSAVLYVLVNPLTMWLTFATFVGYAIIYTVILKPLTPQNIVIGGASGAMPPVLGWAAMTGQVGPEALILFLIIFLWTPPHFWALALYRVEDYRKSGLPMLPVTHGNEFTRLQILLYTFVLMASCLMPFVYGMSSWLYLAAAVVLSIGFIGYAVALYREYSDELARKTFRFSLIHLSALFAALLLDHYIF